Part of the Aquimarina sp. MAR_2010_214 genome is shown below.
CGTAAAGCTCCTGGTGTAATTTTTCGTCAACCAGTAACCGAGCCCCTTCAAACTGGGATTAAGTCTATTGATGCAATGGTACCTGTAGGTAGAGGACAACGTGAGTTGGTAATCGGTGACCGTCAAACTGGAAAAACAACAGTTTGTATTGATACGATCCTAAACCAAAAAGAATTTTATGATGCTGGGGAACCAGTATATTGTATATATGTTGCTATAGGGCAAAAAGCATCTACAGTAGCATTAATTGCTAAGGTACTTGAAGATAAGGGTGCAATGGCATATACTACTATCGTAGCGGCTAATGCTTCTGATCCTGCTCCAATGCAAGTATACGCTCCATTTGCCGGTGCTGCAATCGGAGAGTATTTTCGTGATACAGGACGTCCTGCTTTAATTATCTATGATGATCTATCTAAACAAGCAGTAGCATATCGTGAAGTATCATTATTATTACGTCGTCCACCAGGTCGTGAAGCATATCCTGGAGATGTTTTCTATCTTCACTCTAGATTATTAGAGCGTTCTGCAAAAGTAATTGCTGATGATACTATTGCTAAAGATATGAATGACCTTCCTGATTCTTTAAAAGATAAAGTAAAAGGTGGTGGATCATTAACAGCATTGCCGATTATCGAAACACAGGCAGGTGACGTATCTGCATATATCCCTACAAACGTAATCTCGATTACCGATGGTCAGATATTCTTAACGTCAGATTTATTTAACTCTGGTGTACGTCCGGCGATTAACGTAGGTATCTCTGTATCTCGTGTGGGTGGAAATGCACAGATTAAATCAATGAAAAAAGTAGCAGGTACACTAAAATTAGATCAAGCACAGTTTCGTGAATTAGAAGCGTTTGCTAAGTTTGGATCTGATCTTGATGCAGCTACCTTAAATGTGATCGAAAAAGGAAAACGTAACGTAGAGATTCTTAAGCAAGCACAAAATGACCCATATACTGTAGAAGATCAGATTGCGATCATCTATGCTGGTTCTAAGAACTTATTAAGAGATGTGCCTGTAAATAAAATAAAAGAATTTGAAAGTGACTATATAGAATATCTTAATGCAAAGCATAGAGATACACTAGACACTTTAAAAGCAGGAAAATTAACAGACGAGGTAATCGATGTGTTAATGGCAGCTTGTAAAGAAATTTCAGCAAAATATAAAAACTAGTATTAAGTACAGCGTATTAGAATCTAATACGCTGTACTTAATAAAATAAAGTTTACTATTTAGAATGGTATTGATCTAGAAGGTACTCACTACTAACTACTCAATACTCAATACTAAGAAAAATGGCAAATTTAAAAGAATTACGTAGTAGAATTACCTCTGTATCATCAACGATGCAAATTACCAGTGCCATGAAAATGGTATCTGCTGCAAAGTTGAATAAGGCACAGATGGCGATTACTGCAATGCGTCCTTATGCAAATAAACTTACCGAACTACTGCAAAACTTGAGTGCTTCACTAGAAGGAGATAGTGCTAGTACATATTCAGAACAGCGCGAAGTGAATAAAGTATTAGTTGTTGCTATAGCTTCTAATCGTGGTTTAGCTGGAGCTTTTAACTCTAATATTGTTAAGGCTTCAAAAGAGTTATATGGAAATGTGTATTCTGGAAAGCAAGTTGACTTTGTTACTATTGGTAAAAAAGTGAATGATATTATTTCTAAAACACATACTGTAGTTGCAAATAAGAATGAAGTTTATGATGATCTTACATTTGCTAATGTCGCTGCTATTGCAGAAGAATTGATGGAGTACTTTAATAGCGGTTCTTATGATAAGATTGTAGTTGTGTATAACAAGTTTAAAAATGCCGCTACACAAGAGGTTATAACAGAGCAATTTTTGCCAATTGTACCAATCGCTGGAGAAGCTGCTAATACAAATGTGGATTACATATTTGAACCTTCAAAAGAGGAGATTGTAGAACAATTAATTCCTAAGTCACTTAAAACACAATTGTATAAAGCAATACGTGATTCATTTGCATCAGAGCATGGTGCCCGTATGACAGCAATGCATAAGGCAACCGATAATGCAACTGAACTTAGAGATGCGCTTAAACTGTCATATAACAAAGCAAGACAAGCTTCTATCACCAATGAAATCCTTGAGATCGTAGGTGGTGCCGAAGCCTTGAATAATTAGAAGATACTTTTCTAAAATATACCAAAACCTCATAAGAAAACTTATGAGGTTTTTTATTGTTTTAAAATAATGTCATCTATTAGTTAATAATAATCTTTTGATGATAAATATTTTTGTTTGTAGATATAGTAATTAAATATAGCCCTAGATTATTTGTATTTATTCTTATAACACTAGTATTGTTTAAATAATCAATGCCAATATCAATTTCTTTTCCACTAGAATCATACACTCTAACCTTATTAATCGTCTCATTTTCGTTTACTAATATATTTAAAACACCATTTGTTGGGTTAGGGTGTATCTTTATGTTTTTATCGAATTTGTGGTTATTTGATGTTGATTTTGTAGACACTTTGTTGTTTCCTGAGACACTCTGTTTATTAGAGTCATTGCAACCGTCCCACCAGCCTATTTGACCAGTAAAGTCAAATTCTGTTGTATTACTATTTGAAACCCATACATGAGCTTTTGTATCATTTTCATCATACCGACTTAGACCCACGATATCTTCTGCGCCATTATTATCAAAATTACCGCTTGTTATTCTTCCGGTAATTGTTTTAGCATCATAACTTGTGGTATTCCACCAACCACTGGAGCCTTTGTCATAAGAGAAACCACCACCGTTAAATTTCCAGAAATGAATATTTCCAGAAGAATTGCCATTGTCATAAAAGGCGGCAATTTCATCTCTGTTGTGTGAATGGTTATAAAAGTTTCCACTAACTACTCTTCCAGTAATTTGATTAGCATCATATCCACTATTTGGATTCCACCAACCGTTAGAACCATTAGAATACGTGAAATTTGATCCATTATATTTCCAAACATGAATTACAGAGTTTCCATTTCCATTATCATAGAAAGCAGCAATTTCATCGGTATTATTGCCATCAAAATCACCACTAACTACTCTTCCAGTAATTTGATTAGCATCATATCCACTATTTGGATTCCACCAGCCTCCTGAACCTTTATAGCTAAGGGAGCTTCCATTAGATTTCCAGACATGAATCACAGAGTTTCCATTACCGTTGTCATAAAAAGCCGCTATGTCATCTTTAAAAGTATCTCCATCAAAGTCACCACTAACAACTCTTCCTGATACTTTGTCAGAATCATATCCATTAGTGTTCCACCAGCCATTAGAGCCGGCATATAAGAATTCTCCTCCATTAGATTTCCAAACGTGAATAGTTGTTTCGTAGGTTCCGGTTTTGTAGAACGCTGCAATATCATCTTCATACCCATCATTATCAAAATCTCCAACAACTACACGATCTGTAATATTGTTAGAGTTATACCATGAAGGACTTTGCCACCAACCATTACTTCCTTGGTACTCTAGGGATTCATTATTTGATTTCCAGACATTAATTTTGGTAAGACCATTTTGATAGTAAAAAAATGCTGCAATATCATCTTTATATCCATCATTATCAAAATCTCCACTCACCACTTTACCTGTGATTTCAGAAGCATTAAATCCTGCCTCTATATAGTTTGGACGTGTCCATGAAAGTACAGAGGTGTTATTACTTACTGCATTTAAATAATTTGTATAATAACCGACGGCATTCATATGTTCAGGTTCATTTGAACTTAATTCTTTAGCAAAACAATTGGCAATATTTTTTAGATGGTTGAGATCTTGTGCGGAGTAATGTTCACTATCTTTTCCATAATATGTAAGTAATACAATTGGTTCTATATAGGATCCTGCTCCACCTCTTGAATTAGTGTTACTAAAAACATAAAAATCAGAATGCTCTAATATTCCAGTATTTGTTGGGTGATCTTTTACCCACCATTCTTTTAATCTTTTTTTGGAACTATCGTACTCATTCACTCTGTATGTAGTAACATGATTTATTGCTCTATTAATTGTATTAACTACCTCTTTTTTGAAAACTGAATATTGTTCTGGAATAATATCAAATACTTCGACGAGCCCTCTTATTATTAACATATGATATCCGATTTTGGTGTCATGATAGGCTTCAGTAACTTTTTGGTCATTCTGTTTTATGTCGTCAATACCTCCGGTAAACCACACGCCTTTATTAATGGTAGAGGTTTTGTCTTGGCTATCAATTAGTTGTTGAGTTAGTACATAGATTAATGATAAATATTTACAGTCTAGGGTTGCTTTATATGCAGAACTTAATCCCCAAATGGTAAGCCCTTTTCCGTTAGAATTAACCATGGATTGCGCAATGTTTTTTTCATCACGAGTTAACCAATCGGAAGCTTTAACTATGGCATTATAAACTTCTGTTCGCTTATAATTGTATCCTGATAAGTAATACTCGGATAATAACCTCAAAGCAAAAGCAGTGGTATATGCATCTTCCGCATTTTTGTAATATTCTGCGACACTGAATTGAGATTCTCTATTAATATGAGCTATAAATCCTCCTCCTAGGCTATTTTGTTGTGGATCTGGTTTTACTTGTTGATCTAAAAGATAATCGATACCATCTTTTACAAATTCTATTTGGGTTGGATCATTAGTATGTAAATACGCCTGTAAGTGACCACGAGAAAATTTACTTGTTTCTCTAGGTAAGGGATGACATCCCCAAAATTTACCTTTACTTTCCTCTTCATTTACAAAGTTATCTTCTGCATTTTGAATTTCAGGATAATAATACCCTCTTCCCCATGCTCCTAATGGCCAGTTTACTGATGTTTCAGTTATCCAAGGTGAGGAATTCATAAGTTGTATTTTTTTTAGCCCTCTTAAGGCATTACTTCCAGATTTTAATAAATCAAAGTCTTGTGGGCTAAAAGTAACTTTAGAATATGTCTCGCTAAGATTAGCAATAGTTACATCTTGCGCGAAAACAGAAATATTAATCATAAAAAGAAGAAATATTCTGGTATTGCGATTTAAAAAAGATTGTTGTTTCATTATATAAACGGTATAGATTTTTAATTGAAATTTTATTTAAAATACAACCACACTATTATCTAAATCAGTAGTCTCTATTCTAAAAAAATGATATAGTTGAATATATATGTAGTAGCGAGACAAAATGTTACCTAAATCCAGACAATTTTGAGTTGATTTCATATTTATAAAAAATTAAGATTTTTACTTTTTCATATTAAGAAAACTCCTAACTATGCAATAAAACATATAAGATTTTTAATCAAAAATAGATTTTTTTTAACTTGACAGCTCTTATAACCATAAATTATAGTGAATTATATTATCATAATTCATTAATGTACTGCTATTAGACTTTAATGTATTAATTTCACTTTTGGCATTTGTTTTGTTTATAATATCAAAAATCTATGGAAAGATGAATTTAAAAATGATATATAGTGTTATAGGCGTTTTATTCCTACTTATAACTTGCACACAATGTGCCAGCAGTCAACAAATAGATATGAAAACTCCGATAGAGCTTAAAGATGTTTATTTTCAGAAATGGATAGCTGGGGTCGAAGGTGGCGGTTCTGGTTTTATGTTGTATATAGAAGTTAATGAGAAACCAGATGTACAATTAGAACATGCATATTTTAAAGGAAAAAAGATAGAACTGAGACATAAAACCAATGAACTTGTATATGTAGGTCATCATACGTATCCATCTAGAAAACAGGATTTGAGTATGAGCGATGATCCCAAAGAGGAATTTAAGAACCAATTACCAGTAGTTGAAGAAAAACCTCCTTTCGAACTTAAAGATAATGAGTGCATTGTTGCGTATACCAAAAATGGTAAAAAAGGATATTTTAAATTAAATAATGTACCCGAAAAAGAATTGCAAGCGTATCCGACCAGAAACAATCAGTAAATTGTATTGCTGTACTATTGGAAATTGTAAAGAAAAACTAGTCATATATTGGTGTGTTTAGAGAGACAATACATAGAACTCATCTTGAGTAGTGGTTTTAAGCCGAAAAGTATAGCTTTTGTGCCATAATGAAGTTAATTTTTTTCAGCATAGCCTTAGCTACGTTGAAAAAAAATAGCAAAATGAGGGTGCAAAATGTGAATTTTGTAGGCAAAAGCATTACTCAAGATGAGTTCATAAACTAGAAACACTACTTTTTTGAATAAAAGAGAATAATTCAACACTATAAATTTATAAATAGAAAATGAAAAAAGTAATTACCTTATTGGTGTGTGCAATACTATTGTTAGGAAGTTGTGCCGATACTAAAAAAGAAAAAATAGAATTGAAACAGGAAACTTCTTTACCTAAGTATGAAGAAGAACCACATTCTTTCGCGCAGCCAAATAAAGCAGTAATAAAACATTTGGATTTAGATATAGATGTCGATTTTGAAAAAGAAATCATTAAAGGAAGTGCTACGTATCAAATAGAAAACAACAATGCTTCAGAAATAGTTTTGGATGTTAAATTTTTGGAAATTGAGAACGTACAGGCAGATGGAGTTGATACCGATTTTTTATTAGGAAATTTTGATGAATACATGGGGCAACCGCTAAAAATTGATATTCAAAAAACCACAAAAACGATAACAATTCAATATAAAACCACCAATAAAACCGAAGCATTACAATGGTTAAGCCCACAACAAACAGCTGATAAAACACACCCTTTCTTGTTTACTCAGGGACAAGCAATATTGACTAGAACCTGGATTCCCATACAAGATAGTCCGCAGATTAGAATAACGTATAATGCTACAGTAAGTGTTCCGTCAGATTTGATGGCAGTAATGAGTGCAGAAAACCCAAAAGAGAAAACAGAAAATGGAGAGTATCAATTTAAAATGAAACAACCTATCTCCCCGTATCTGATTGCACTAGCAGTTGGGGATATTGAGTATAAGGCGATTAGTGACAGAACTGGGGTCTATGCTGAGAAATCTATGGTAGATGCTGTTCATAATGAGTTTTCAGATATGGAAAAAATGGTTGTTGCGGCCGAAAAATTATATGGAAAATATGCTTGGGAGCAATTTGATGTGATCGTATTACCACCAAGTTTTCCTTTTGGAGGAATGGAAAACCCACGCCTGACTTTTGCTACCCCTACACTAATAGCAGGAGATAAAAGCTTAACATCTGTTATAGCACATGAATTGGCACATTCCTGGTCAGGGAATTTGGTTACTAATTCAACCTGGGATGATTTTTGGCTTAATGAGGGATTTACGGTTTATTTTGAAACCCGTATAATGGAAGAATTGTATGGAGTAGATAGGGCAAATATGTTAGCATTAATTAGTAGACAAAGTTTAGATGATGAAATAGAGAGTTTTAAAGCAACACCAGATGAGACTAAATTAAAACTGAACTTAAAAGGACGAAATCCTGATGATGGTATGAATAGTATTGCCTATGAAAAAGGATACTTGTTTTTAAGAACATTGGAAGAAACAGCGGGACGTGAAAAATTCGATAAATTCCTTAACAATTACTTTCAAACACATGCCTTCTCTACTATCAGTACAGAGAAATTCATTGTTTTTTTGAATGAAAATTTATTGATTAAAGACGATATTAAGTTTAATGCTGAAGAGTGGATTTATAAAGCAGGTGTTCCAGATAATCAAGCAGTTGCAAAATCTGATAAATTTGATAAAGTCTTAGAAGCGTTAACGCAATTTATTGCAAATAATAAAGTAGATGTAAAAATTACCGAAAATTGGACAACTCAGGAATGGGTGTATTTTGTTCGCAATTTTCCAAAAGATATAAACAAAAAACATTTAGCAATGTTTGATAAAACTTTTAATCTAACAAATGCTACCAATTCTTATATTGCAATGGTTTGGTATGAGCAATCAATAAATCATGATTACCGTGGTAATAATGTAGATAAAAAAATTGAAGATTTTCTTATTACTGTTGGACGTCGTTGGTATGTTTCTACTATTTTTAAAGCCTATCAACGAAACAATAAAACAAAAGAAGCATTACTTATTTATGAGAAAGCACGACCAAACTATCATTCTGTGACTATAAATACTATTGATGATATTTTAGGTGTTAAGAAGTAATTTTTATTAGAGCATGTTTAAACAGAATACAAACTGAAGATGACTAGTTTAAGGTTTTGGCAATGGTTCAAAACATAGGTTTATCGAGATAAATACTCTTTTTTGAGCCGAAGCCAAGTTCTTGAAGTATTCTTTTTCAGGAAGTAAGGTGTTTAAACATACTCTTAGTTTTTAGTAACGAACTCGTTTAAGTTTTTTCAATTGGCTAAAAAATTTAAACGAGTTTGTTGGTAAGAAAAACGTGACAATACGTAAGACAAAAAATTGTATTTTTACAACTATAAGTACACCACCAATTGAGCATATTTCAGAAACTCTTTAAACAAACTTTTATTTATGGGCTGGCAACAGTACTCCCACGTATGTTGTCATTTATCCTAGTTCCCTTATATACAAAGATTTTACCAACAGAGGAGTATGGTAAAGTATCTATTATATTTTCATATTTTGTATTGTTTAATGTTATACTAGCCTATGGGATGGAAACTGCTTTTTTTAGGTTTTTTAATAAAGAATCTGATAAAGATGCAGTAGTAAGTACATCTGCAATATCTTTAGTGATATCATCATTTTGCTTTTTTGTTTTAGCCTTGCTATTTAAAAACCAAATAGCAATACTTACTGATATAAGAGTTGATTATATTACTTTGGTGATCTGGATTCTTTTATTAGATGCTTTAGTCATTGTCCCCTTTGCATGGCTAAGAGCAAATGAAAGACCAATGCGCTATTCATTGATTAAGATTGTAAATGTAATCGTTAATCTGGGATTGAATGTCATTTTGTTACTATACTTAAAAGAGTTATCAAAAGATTTTTCGATACTAAAGAGTATCACCATAGAGAATTATGAGATCAATTATATCTTCATTTCTAATTTGATTGCTAGTGGATTAACATTAGTATTATTGATCCCTTTCTATAGTAAGATTAAATATCGTTTTAACCGAGTCCTCTGGAAAAAAATGATGAACTATGCTTTTCCGGTTCTTATAGCGGGAGTTGCGTATTCTATTAATGAGACGTTTGATAGGATTTTATTGGATTATTTGTTACCAGAGGATGTAGCGGATCATTTGGTTGGAGTATATTCGGCTTGTTATAAACTTGCATTGTTCATGACTTTGTTTGCTACAGCATTTAGATTAGGAATAGAACCATTTTTCTTTAACTACTCCGAAAACAAGAATGCCCCCGAAACCTATGCCAGAATTACCAAATACTTTGTAGCTTTTGGAGCGGTTATTTTACTTGGAGTAGTCGTTTTTGTACATTTATTAAAAGACTTTATTATAAGAGATCAAGCATATTGGGAGGCCGTAAAAATTGTTCCGATAATTTTATTGGCAAATCTTTGCCTTGGGATATATCATAACCTCTCTGTATGGTATAAAATTACAGATAGAACTAAGTTTGGAGCTTATATTTCTGTAATAGGAGCCATAATTACATTGGTATTAAACTTTATTTTGATACCAAAATACAGTTACCTTGGATCGGCTATAGCAACATTAGCTGCTTATGGATCTATGATGATATTATCATGGTATTATGGCAGAAAGTATTACCCTATTCCTTATAATCTTAAGAAAATAGGAATGTATCTTTCTATATCCATTACCTTTTCGATTTTGTCATTTTATGTTTTTGATAGTAATTATATAATTTCTATCCCATTGTTACTTGGGTTTTTAGTAATTTTGTACGCCTCAGAAAAAAAAGAATTAAAACAAATTTTAAAAAGATAAATCCAGATAAAATTTTGATTTTCAGCTTTTTTGATAAAGTAATCTAAATTTTTTTACAGGATAATAGGATGTTAATATGCAGATAAAAATAATTAATCAATCATCACACGATTTACCTCATTACGAAACTATTGCTTCGGCAGGAATGGATCTAAGAGCTCATTTAGCAGAATCAATAATGTTAAAACCACTAGAGCGTACAATTGTAAAAACAGGATTGTTTATAGAGTTACCAGTAGGGTATGAGGCACAAGTACGTCCACGTAGTGGACTGGCAGCCAAAAAAGGAATTACAGTACTCAATGCACCAGGAACAATAGATGCAGACTATCGAGGAGAGATAGGAGTGATTTTGGTAAATCTGTCGAATGAAGATTTTACTATTCAAAATGGAGAAAGAGTAGCTCAAATGGTAATTGCAAAGCATGAAAGAGCAGAGTGGATTGAAGTAACAGAATTATCAGAAACCTCTAGAGGAGAAGGAGGATTTGGAAGTACAGGAGTTAAATAAAATAACAATCACCATAAAACCAATTTAAAGTCACATGAAAATCATAGTACCAATGGCAGGAAGAGGGTCGAGATTACGACCTCATACGCTCACAGTTCCAAAACCATTAATTCCGGTTGCCGGAAAACCAATAGTACACCGATTAGTAACTGATATTGCTAAAGTTTTAGGAGAACC
Proteins encoded:
- a CDS encoding T9SS type A sorting domain-containing protein is translated as MKQQSFLNRNTRIFLLFMINISVFAQDVTIANLSETYSKVTFSPQDFDLLKSGSNALRGLKKIQLMNSSPWITETSVNWPLGAWGRGYYYPEIQNAEDNFVNEEESKGKFWGCHPLPRETSKFSRGHLQAYLHTNDPTQIEFVKDGIDYLLDQQVKPDPQQNSLGGGFIAHINRESQFSVAEYYKNAEDAYTTAFALRLLSEYYLSGYNYKRTEVYNAIVKASDWLTRDEKNIAQSMVNSNGKGLTIWGLSSAYKATLDCKYLSLIYVLTQQLIDSQDKTSTINKGVWFTGGIDDIKQNDQKVTEAYHDTKIGYHMLIIRGLVEVFDIIPEQYSVFKKEVVNTINRAINHVTTYRVNEYDSSKKRLKEWWVKDHPTNTGILEHSDFYVFSNTNSRGGAGSYIEPIVLLTYYGKDSEHYSAQDLNHLKNIANCFAKELSSNEPEHMNAVGYYTNYLNAVSNNTSVLSWTRPNYIEAGFNASEITGKVVSGDFDNDGYKDDIAAFFYYQNGLTKINVWKSNNESLEYQGSNGWWQSPSWYNSNNITDRVVVGDFDNDGYEDDIAAFYKTGTYETTIHVWKSNGGEFLYAGSNGWWNTNGYDSDKVSGRVVSGDFDGDTFKDDIAAFYDNGNGNSVIHVWKSNGSSLSYKGSGGWWNPNSGYDANQITGRVVSGDFDGNNTDEIAAFYDNGNGNSVIHVWKYNGSNFTYSNGSNGWWNPNSGYDANQITGRVVSGNFYNHSHNRDEIAAFYDNGNSSGNIHFWKFNGGGFSYDKGSSGWWNTTSYDAKTITGRITSGNFDNNGAEDIVGLSRYDENDTKAHVWVSNSNTTEFDFTGQIGWWDGCNDSNKQSVSGNNKVSTKSTSNNHKFDKNIKIHPNPTNGVLNILVNENETINKVRVYDSSGKEIDIGIDYLNNTSVIRINTNNLGLYLITISTNKNIYHQKIIIN
- a CDS encoding hydrolase/aminopeptidase, which produces MKKVITLLVCAILLLGSCADTKKEKIELKQETSLPKYEEEPHSFAQPNKAVIKHLDLDIDVDFEKEIIKGSATYQIENNNASEIVLDVKFLEIENVQADGVDTDFLLGNFDEYMGQPLKIDIQKTTKTITIQYKTTNKTEALQWLSPQQTADKTHPFLFTQGQAILTRTWIPIQDSPQIRITYNATVSVPSDLMAVMSAENPKEKTENGEYQFKMKQPISPYLIALAVGDIEYKAISDRTGVYAEKSMVDAVHNEFSDMEKMVVAAEKLYGKYAWEQFDVIVLPPSFPFGGMENPRLTFATPTLIAGDKSLTSVIAHELAHSWSGNLVTNSTWDDFWLNEGFTVYFETRIMEELYGVDRANMLALISRQSLDDEIESFKATPDETKLKLNLKGRNPDDGMNSIAYEKGYLFLRTLEETAGREKFDKFLNNYFQTHAFSTISTEKFIVFLNENLLIKDDIKFNAEEWIYKAGVPDNQAVAKSDKFDKVLEALTQFIANNKVDVKITENWTTQEWVYFVRNFPKDINKKHLAMFDKTFNLTNATNSYIAMVWYEQSINHDYRGNNVDKKIEDFLITVGRRWYVSTIFKAYQRNNKTKEALLIYEKARPNYHSVTINTIDDILGVKK
- the atpG gene encoding ATP synthase F1 subunit gamma; this encodes MANLKELRSRITSVSSTMQITSAMKMVSAAKLNKAQMAITAMRPYANKLTELLQNLSASLEGDSASTYSEQREVNKVLVVAIASNRGLAGAFNSNIVKASKELYGNVYSGKQVDFVTIGKKVNDIISKTHTVVANKNEVYDDLTFANVAAIAEELMEYFNSGSYDKIVVVYNKFKNAATQEVITEQFLPIVPIAGEAANTNVDYIFEPSKEEIVEQLIPKSLKTQLYKAIRDSFASEHGARMTAMHKATDNATELRDALKLSYNKARQASITNEILEIVGGAEALNN
- the atpA gene encoding F0F1 ATP synthase subunit alpha produces the protein MAEVNPAEVSAILKQQLSGFEASASLEEVGTVLQIGDGIARVYGLSNAQYGELVQFESGLEGIVLNLEEDNVGVVLLGSSIEVKEGATVKRTQRIASINVGEGIVGRVVDTLGAPIDGKGAIEGETFEMPLERKAPGVIFRQPVTEPLQTGIKSIDAMVPVGRGQRELVIGDRQTGKTTVCIDTILNQKEFYDAGEPVYCIYVAIGQKASTVALIAKVLEDKGAMAYTTIVAANASDPAPMQVYAPFAGAAIGEYFRDTGRPALIIYDDLSKQAVAYREVSLLLRRPPGREAYPGDVFYLHSRLLERSAKVIADDTIAKDMNDLPDSLKDKVKGGGSLTALPIIETQAGDVSAYIPTNVISITDGQIFLTSDLFNSGVRPAINVGISVSRVGGNAQIKSMKKVAGTLKLDQAQFRELEAFAKFGSDLDAATLNVIEKGKRNVEILKQAQNDPYTVEDQIAIIYAGSKNLLRDVPVNKIKEFESDYIEYLNAKHRDTLDTLKAGKLTDEVIDVLMAACKEISAKYKN
- a CDS encoding oligosaccharide flippase family protein; protein product: MSIFQKLFKQTFIYGLATVLPRMLSFILVPLYTKILPTEEYGKVSIIFSYFVLFNVILAYGMETAFFRFFNKESDKDAVVSTSAISLVISSFCFFVLALLFKNQIAILTDIRVDYITLVIWILLLDALVIVPFAWLRANERPMRYSLIKIVNVIVNLGLNVILLLYLKELSKDFSILKSITIENYEINYIFISNLIASGLTLVLLIPFYSKIKYRFNRVLWKKMMNYAFPVLIAGVAYSINETFDRILLDYLLPEDVADHLVGVYSACYKLALFMTLFATAFRLGIEPFFFNYSENKNAPETYARITKYFVAFGAVILLGVVVFVHLLKDFIIRDQAYWEAVKIVPIILLANLCLGIYHNLSVWYKITDRTKFGAYISVIGAIITLVLNFILIPKYSYLGSAIATLAAYGSMMILSWYYGRKYYPIPYNLKKIGMYLSISITFSILSFYVFDSNYIISIPLLLGFLVILYASEKKELKQILKR
- the dut gene encoding dUTP diphosphatase, which encodes MQIKIINQSSHDLPHYETIASAGMDLRAHLAESIMLKPLERTIVKTGLFIELPVGYEAQVRPRSGLAAKKGITVLNAPGTIDADYRGEIGVILVNLSNEDFTIQNGERVAQMVIAKHERAEWIEVTELSETSRGEGGFGSTGVK